From Tripterygium wilfordii isolate XIE 37 chromosome 13, ASM1340144v1, whole genome shotgun sequence, the proteins below share one genomic window:
- the LOC120012529 gene encoding uncharacterized protein LOC120012529 gives IPHDDRTRFIGRKGVTTQNVMAACDFDMLFTYVCAGWEGSAHDSRIFSTVLSNANSKFPHPPPGYANQSGYLAPYLAPYRGQRYHLEVFRNGPDVSTPREAFNHAHSSLRSVIERTFGVLKNK, from the exons ATCCCTCATGATGATCGGACAAGATTCATTGGGCGCAAAGGCGTGACCACGCAGAATGTGATGGCAGCATGTGACTTTGATATGTTATTCACGTATGTGTGTGCAGGTTGGGAGGGATCGGCTCATGATTCTCGAATTTTTAGTACGGTTCTATCTAATGCAAACTCAAAGTTTCCCCACCCTCCCCCTG GATATGcgaatcaaagtggatatctagcaccatATCTAGCACCATATAGGGGACAGAGATACCATTTAGAGGTATTCCGAAATGGTCCAGATGTATCGACACCACGGGAAGCCTTCAATCATGCACACTCATCTCTCCGTTCGGTTATTGAGCGCACATTTGGTGTGCTAAAAAATAAGTGA
- the LOC120012738 gene encoding uncharacterized protein LOC120012738, whose protein sequence is MDIHSDVNEQFILEELAAIMGVAIVAAGEAMYDIQRTPCWTSWYTGHMYVTDLLRGNRNKCLAVLRMDGRVFRDLCNDLSTRYGLEPSRELSVKEIVGMFVYTVGNGVGNRTVQDRFQHSGETVHRQFHNVLSSLIQMSDDII, encoded by the coding sequence ATGGATATCCATTCCGATGTAAATGAGCAGTTCATTTTGGAAGAACTAGCGGCAATTATGGGGGTGGCAATTGTTGCGGCCGGTGAGGCAATGTATGATATTCAACGTACACCTTGTTGGACATCATGGTACACAGGACATATGTACGTGACGGACTTGCTACGAGGTAATAGGAACAAATGTTTGGCAGTGTTGAGGATGGACGGGCGGGTGTTCAGGGACTTATGCAATGATTTGAGCACGAGGTATGGCCTCGAACCATCCCGTGAACTAAGTGTGAAAGAGATAGTGGGAATGTTTGTTTACACCGTAGGAAATGGTGTCGGCAATCGGACTGTGCAGGATAGATTCCAGCATTCTGGAGAAACAGTCCATCGCCAGTTTCATAATGTATTGAGCAGTTTGATTCAGATGTCAGACGATATTATCTGA